The Engystomops pustulosus chromosome 4, aEngPut4.maternal, whole genome shotgun sequence genome contains a region encoding:
- the LOC140127206 gene encoding protein tyrosine phosphatase domain-containing protein 1-like isoform X2, whose amino-acid sequence MNSAGEEPRPSYSQTRERIVRVVPPHLICSLTCGGRECRYEGPEDWTLEQQAIRGLYSSWITDQILATSRPSTRLIQNYNITEQFHKYGVRSLVNAQLPWEHGHCGDSLDPQSGFSYRPQDFMDSVSFYNFGLPDFGVVPVPRILDAVKVIAFALREGRVAVHCHAGLGRTGVLIACYLIYACRVSAADAIRFLRLRRPGSIQTGSQVSVVCDFSLFLSSQWTVFSNLTPGYPAFTLPQYLVRQRHLLHGQEARSFRHLPKPVVVICRRLAQLAGGRRARGPWVELEKETAHKLLRQVIIRVVHERQGKKFQSPICESEEIEPERKGKKRQGLLQSQISCDTGILQLLLTSDTSVDTMNNGLCELDLGKMSDFEASKSKFPETLEKVESNGPKRELVAEPCQPITPQHVLYIAEAMAELETPETMVKQRVDHLQKLVNEEGAWAEVSTENNPKILSTLLWDWLQQLSEPVLSQNDVSVFCDGNWRQNLKKLSRCQGETLCCLLQCVGKLPLLPSALEELVLLRLVKALTKQTLNTFQLSPIVLFQLRSIVHEIRAHGVSSRLQRRSAELLQRTKQLNAEIIEGKIS is encoded by the exons ATGAATTCTGCAGGAGAAGAACCACGTCCATCTTATTCACAGACCCGTGAGCGAATTGTGCGGGTTGTACCTCCTCATTTAATATGTTCGCTTACATGTGGAGGTCGCGAGTGCCGGTATGAAGGCCCAGAGGACTGGACTTTAGAACAGCAAGCAATTCGAGGACTTTACTCATCTTG GATTACTGATCAGATCCTGGCAACAAGCCGCCCATCTACTCGTCTTATTCAGAATTACAACATCACAGAGCAGTTTCACAA GTATGGTGTACGGTCTTTGGTCAACGCACAGCTTCCTTGGGAACATGGCCACTGTGGAGACTCCCTTGATCCCCAGAGTGGTTTTTCATACAGACCTCAAGACTTTATGGACTCTG TCTCCTTTTATAATTTTGGGCTTCCTGATTTTGGAGTAGTTCCTGTGCCAAGAATTCTGGATGCTGTGAAAGTTATTGCATTTGCTTTAAGAGAGGGGAGAGTAGCTGTGCATTGCCATGCAGGCCTAGGCCGCACAG GGGTTCTCATTGCATGTTACTTGATCTATGCGTGCCGTGTTAGTGCTGCAGATGCTATCCGTTTTTTGCGTCTTCGTCGTCCTGGGTCTATCCAAACAGGATCACAAGTTTCAGTTGTTTGTGATTTTTCCCTGTTTTTAAGTTCACAATGGACAGTTTTCTCAAATTTAACTCCTGGCTACCCTGCCTTTACATTGCCCCAGTATCTTGTACGCCAACGTCATCTTCTTCACGGACAAGAAGCCCGGAGTTTCCGTCATCTTCCAAAGCCTGTTGTAGTTATATGTCGCAGATTGGCCCAACTGGCAGGTGGAAGGAGAGCAAGAGGCCCATGGGTGGAATTGGAAAAGGAAACTGCACATAAACTTCTACGCCAGGTCATTATCAGGGTTGTTCATGAACGCCAGGGTAAGAAGTTTCAGTCGCCAATTTGTGAAAGTGAAGAAATTGAACCggaaaggaaaggaaaaaagaGACAAGGGCTTTTGCAAAGTCAGATCAGCTGTGATACAGGAATCCTGCAACTACTACTGACAAGTGACACGTCA GTGGATACAATGAATAATGGTCTGTGTGAACTTGATCTTGGTAAAATGTCAGATTTTGAAGCATCCAAGTCAAAATTTCCAGAGACATTGGAAAAAGTGGAATCCAATGGTCCAAAG AGAGAGCTTGTTGCAGAGCCATGTCAACCTATCACTCCACAACATGTTTTGTACATTGCAGAAGCCATGGCTGAACTGGAAACCCCAGAAACCATGGTAAAGCAGAGAGTGGATCATCTGCAG AAACTTGTGAATGAGGAAGGAGCTTGGGCTGAGGTGTCCACGGAGAACAATCCCAAAATCCTCAGCACTCTGCTGTGGGATTGGCTACAACAGCTATCG GAACCTGTACTTAGTCAGAATGATGTAAGTGTCTTTTGTGATGGTAATTGGAGACAAAATCTGAAGAAACTGAGTAGG TGTCAGGGGGAGACTCTCTGTTGTCTTTTGCAGTGTGTTGGCAAATTGCCTTTACTACCATCTGCTTTGGAAGAACTGGTTTTGTTAAGACTTGTCAAagcactaacaaaa caaacaCTAAATACCTTTCAACTGTCCCCTATTGTTTTATTCCAATTGCGCTCCATTGTACATGAGATAAGAGCTCATGGTGTCAGCTCCAGGCTACAGCGCAGAAGTGCAGAATTATTACAACGGACAAAGCAGCTTAATGCTGAGATAATAGAAGGCAAGATCAGTTAA
- the LOC140127206 gene encoding protein tyrosine phosphatase domain-containing protein 1-like isoform X1, giving the protein MNSAGEEPRPSYSQTRERIVRVVPPHLICSLTCGGRECRYEGPEDWTLEQQAIRGLYSSWITDQILATSRPSTRLIQNYNITEQFHKYGVRSLVNAQLPWEHGHCGDSLDPQSGFSYRPQDFMDSGISFYNFGLPDFGVVPVPRILDAVKVIAFALREGRVAVHCHAGLGRTGVLIACYLIYACRVSAADAIRFLRLRRPGSIQTGSQVSVVCDFSLFLSSQWTVFSNLTPGYPAFTLPQYLVRQRHLLHGQEARSFRHLPKPVVVICRRLAQLAGGRRARGPWVELEKETAHKLLRQVIIRVVHERQGKKFQSPICESEEIEPERKGKKRQGLLQSQISCDTGILQLLLTSDTSVDTMNNGLCELDLGKMSDFEASKSKFPETLEKVESNGPKRELVAEPCQPITPQHVLYIAEAMAELETPETMVKQRVDHLQKLVNEEGAWAEVSTENNPKILSTLLWDWLQQLSEPVLSQNDVSVFCDGNWRQNLKKLSRCQGETLCCLLQCVGKLPLLPSALEELVLLRLVKALTKQTLNTFQLSPIVLFQLRSIVHEIRAHGVSSRLQRRSAELLQRTKQLNAEIIEGKIS; this is encoded by the exons ATGAATTCTGCAGGAGAAGAACCACGTCCATCTTATTCACAGACCCGTGAGCGAATTGTGCGGGTTGTACCTCCTCATTTAATATGTTCGCTTACATGTGGAGGTCGCGAGTGCCGGTATGAAGGCCCAGAGGACTGGACTTTAGAACAGCAAGCAATTCGAGGACTTTACTCATCTTG GATTACTGATCAGATCCTGGCAACAAGCCGCCCATCTACTCGTCTTATTCAGAATTACAACATCACAGAGCAGTTTCACAA GTATGGTGTACGGTCTTTGGTCAACGCACAGCTTCCTTGGGAACATGGCCACTGTGGAGACTCCCTTGATCCCCAGAGTGGTTTTTCATACAGACCTCAAGACTTTATGGACTCTGGTA TCTCCTTTTATAATTTTGGGCTTCCTGATTTTGGAGTAGTTCCTGTGCCAAGAATTCTGGATGCTGTGAAAGTTATTGCATTTGCTTTAAGAGAGGGGAGAGTAGCTGTGCATTGCCATGCAGGCCTAGGCCGCACAG GGGTTCTCATTGCATGTTACTTGATCTATGCGTGCCGTGTTAGTGCTGCAGATGCTATCCGTTTTTTGCGTCTTCGTCGTCCTGGGTCTATCCAAACAGGATCACAAGTTTCAGTTGTTTGTGATTTTTCCCTGTTTTTAAGTTCACAATGGACAGTTTTCTCAAATTTAACTCCTGGCTACCCTGCCTTTACATTGCCCCAGTATCTTGTACGCCAACGTCATCTTCTTCACGGACAAGAAGCCCGGAGTTTCCGTCATCTTCCAAAGCCTGTTGTAGTTATATGTCGCAGATTGGCCCAACTGGCAGGTGGAAGGAGAGCAAGAGGCCCATGGGTGGAATTGGAAAAGGAAACTGCACATAAACTTCTACGCCAGGTCATTATCAGGGTTGTTCATGAACGCCAGGGTAAGAAGTTTCAGTCGCCAATTTGTGAAAGTGAAGAAATTGAACCggaaaggaaaggaaaaaagaGACAAGGGCTTTTGCAAAGTCAGATCAGCTGTGATACAGGAATCCTGCAACTACTACTGACAAGTGACACGTCA GTGGATACAATGAATAATGGTCTGTGTGAACTTGATCTTGGTAAAATGTCAGATTTTGAAGCATCCAAGTCAAAATTTCCAGAGACATTGGAAAAAGTGGAATCCAATGGTCCAAAG AGAGAGCTTGTTGCAGAGCCATGTCAACCTATCACTCCACAACATGTTTTGTACATTGCAGAAGCCATGGCTGAACTGGAAACCCCAGAAACCATGGTAAAGCAGAGAGTGGATCATCTGCAG AAACTTGTGAATGAGGAAGGAGCTTGGGCTGAGGTGTCCACGGAGAACAATCCCAAAATCCTCAGCACTCTGCTGTGGGATTGGCTACAACAGCTATCG GAACCTGTACTTAGTCAGAATGATGTAAGTGTCTTTTGTGATGGTAATTGGAGACAAAATCTGAAGAAACTGAGTAGG TGTCAGGGGGAGACTCTCTGTTGTCTTTTGCAGTGTGTTGGCAAATTGCCTTTACTACCATCTGCTTTGGAAGAACTGGTTTTGTTAAGACTTGTCAAagcactaacaaaa caaacaCTAAATACCTTTCAACTGTCCCCTATTGTTTTATTCCAATTGCGCTCCATTGTACATGAGATAAGAGCTCATGGTGTCAGCTCCAGGCTACAGCGCAGAAGTGCAGAATTATTACAACGGACAAAGCAGCTTAATGCTGAGATAATAGAAGGCAAGATCAGTTAA
- the LOC140127206 gene encoding protein tyrosine phosphatase domain-containing protein 1-like isoform X3: protein MNSAGEEPRPSYSQTRERIVRVVPPHLICSLTCGGRECRYEGPEDWTLEQQAIRGLYSSWITDQILATSRPSTRLIQNYNITEQFHKYGVRSLVNAQLPWEHGHCGDSLDPQSGFSYRPQDFMDSGISFYNFGLPDFGVVPVPRILDAVKVIAFALREGRVAVHCHAGLGRTGVLIACYLIYACRVSAADAIRFLRLRRPGSIQTGSQVSVVCDFSLFLSSQWTVFSNLTPGYPAFTLPQYLVRQRHLLHGQEARSFRHLPKPVVVICRRLAQLAGGRRARGPWVELEKETAHKLLRQVIIRVVHERQGKKFQSPICESEEIEPERKGKKRQGLLQSQISCDTGILQLLLTSDTSVDTMNNGLCELDLGKMSDFEASKSKFPETLEKVESNGPKKLVNEEGAWAEVSTENNPKILSTLLWDWLQQLSEPVLSQNDVSVFCDGNWRQNLKKLSRCQGETLCCLLQCVGKLPLLPSALEELVLLRLVKALTKQTLNTFQLSPIVLFQLRSIVHEIRAHGVSSRLQRRSAELLQRTKQLNAEIIEGKIS, encoded by the exons ATGAATTCTGCAGGAGAAGAACCACGTCCATCTTATTCACAGACCCGTGAGCGAATTGTGCGGGTTGTACCTCCTCATTTAATATGTTCGCTTACATGTGGAGGTCGCGAGTGCCGGTATGAAGGCCCAGAGGACTGGACTTTAGAACAGCAAGCAATTCGAGGACTTTACTCATCTTG GATTACTGATCAGATCCTGGCAACAAGCCGCCCATCTACTCGTCTTATTCAGAATTACAACATCACAGAGCAGTTTCACAA GTATGGTGTACGGTCTTTGGTCAACGCACAGCTTCCTTGGGAACATGGCCACTGTGGAGACTCCCTTGATCCCCAGAGTGGTTTTTCATACAGACCTCAAGACTTTATGGACTCTGGTA TCTCCTTTTATAATTTTGGGCTTCCTGATTTTGGAGTAGTTCCTGTGCCAAGAATTCTGGATGCTGTGAAAGTTATTGCATTTGCTTTAAGAGAGGGGAGAGTAGCTGTGCATTGCCATGCAGGCCTAGGCCGCACAG GGGTTCTCATTGCATGTTACTTGATCTATGCGTGCCGTGTTAGTGCTGCAGATGCTATCCGTTTTTTGCGTCTTCGTCGTCCTGGGTCTATCCAAACAGGATCACAAGTTTCAGTTGTTTGTGATTTTTCCCTGTTTTTAAGTTCACAATGGACAGTTTTCTCAAATTTAACTCCTGGCTACCCTGCCTTTACATTGCCCCAGTATCTTGTACGCCAACGTCATCTTCTTCACGGACAAGAAGCCCGGAGTTTCCGTCATCTTCCAAAGCCTGTTGTAGTTATATGTCGCAGATTGGCCCAACTGGCAGGTGGAAGGAGAGCAAGAGGCCCATGGGTGGAATTGGAAAAGGAAACTGCACATAAACTTCTACGCCAGGTCATTATCAGGGTTGTTCATGAACGCCAGGGTAAGAAGTTTCAGTCGCCAATTTGTGAAAGTGAAGAAATTGAACCggaaaggaaaggaaaaaagaGACAAGGGCTTTTGCAAAGTCAGATCAGCTGTGATACAGGAATCCTGCAACTACTACTGACAAGTGACACGTCA GTGGATACAATGAATAATGGTCTGTGTGAACTTGATCTTGGTAAAATGTCAGATTTTGAAGCATCCAAGTCAAAATTTCCAGAGACATTGGAAAAAGTGGAATCCAATGGTCCAAAG AAACTTGTGAATGAGGAAGGAGCTTGGGCTGAGGTGTCCACGGAGAACAATCCCAAAATCCTCAGCACTCTGCTGTGGGATTGGCTACAACAGCTATCG GAACCTGTACTTAGTCAGAATGATGTAAGTGTCTTTTGTGATGGTAATTGGAGACAAAATCTGAAGAAACTGAGTAGG TGTCAGGGGGAGACTCTCTGTTGTCTTTTGCAGTGTGTTGGCAAATTGCCTTTACTACCATCTGCTTTGGAAGAACTGGTTTTGTTAAGACTTGTCAAagcactaacaaaa caaacaCTAAATACCTTTCAACTGTCCCCTATTGTTTTATTCCAATTGCGCTCCATTGTACATGAGATAAGAGCTCATGGTGTCAGCTCCAGGCTACAGCGCAGAAGTGCAGAATTATTACAACGGACAAAGCAGCTTAATGCTGAGATAATAGAAGGCAAGATCAGTTAA
- the TYMP gene encoding thymidine phosphorylase isoform X2, which yields MAGQVQDCQLGALLMAIRLKGMNPEETMTLTKEMVASGCVLEWPEEWGGLLVDKHSTGGVGDKVSLPLAPALAACGCKVPMISGRGLGHTGGTLDKLESIPGFSSQQSPEQMLKILNSVGCCIVGQSKNLVPADKIFYEMRDVTATVDSLPLITASIMSKKVSENLSALILDVKFGAAAQSPTIEEAKNLAHSLVNVGVSLGIPTIALITNMDTPIGRCVGNSLEVIEALQCLEGQGPEDLRELVLQTGGYLLWLCGLADSETHGAAKISNVLQDGSALQCFRKMVEAQGVKPEIARTLSSNSKLGEASHSEELTVSKTGTVELIRARPIADVLNALGAGRKNATDVINHSVGAELLVSVGQHVEKGAPWIRVHYEKTLLQDTQRQILQNALCISAQPAFTPESRIRDVIFAQYKKGDYGDTVRREGEIS from the exons GCGCTCTACTTATGGCAATCCGTCTTAAAGGAATGAACCCAGAGGAAACTATGACACTTACAAAGGAAATGGTGGCCTCTGGCTGTGTACTTGAATGGCCAGAGGAATGGGGCGGTTTGTTGGTGGACAAACATTCCACAGGAGGAGTTGGGGATAAAGTGAGCCTACCTCTTGCTCCAGCACTCGCTGCTTGTGGCTGCAAG GTTCCAATGATCAGTGGAAGAGGACTAGGGCACACTGGGGGAACACTGGATAAGTTAGAGTCAATTCCAGGCTTCAGCTCACAGCAGAGTCCTGAACAg ATGCTTAAAATCCTAAATTCTGTTGGTTGCTGTATTGTTGGACAATCTAAGAACCTTGTACCAGCCGATAAGATATTTTATGAGATGCGAGATGTAACAGCAACAGTGGACAGTCTGCCTCTCATAACAG CTTCTATCATGAGTAAAAAGGTATCCGAGAACCTTTCTGCATTAATACTGGATGTAAAGTTTGGTGCGGCAGCTCAGAGTCCAACAATAGAAGAGGCAAAGAATCTTGCACATAGTCTT GTAAATGTTGGGGTCTCTCTGGGAATCCCTACAATTGCGCTTATTACTAACATGGATACTCCCATTGGTCGTTGTGTGGGAAACAGCCTTGAGGTGATAGAAGCCCTGCAGTGTTTAGAGGGACAAGGGCCTGAAGACCTTAGAGAGCTTGTGCTGCAGACAG GTGGCTATCTACTCTGGCTCTGTGGACTGGCTGATTCAGAAACACACGGGGCAGCGAAAATTTCCAACGTCTTACAGGATGGATCTGCTCTCCAGTGTTTCCGAAAGATGGTGGAAGCACAGGGTGTAAAACCTGAAATAGCAAGAACTCTGAGCTCTAACAGCAAACTAGGAGAAGCATCTCATAGTGAAGAACTTACAGTTTCCAAAACAG GTACAGTGGAGTTAATCCGAGCCAGACCTATTGCTGATGTCCTGAATGCACTTGGGGCTGGGAGAAAGAATGCAACAGATGTTATTAACCATAGTGTTGGGGCAGAACTGCTTGTGAGCGTGGGGCAGCATGTAGAGAAAG GAGCCCCCTGGATACGAGTGCATTATGAGAAAACACTTCTTCAAGACACACAACGGCAGATTCTTCAGAATGCTCTTTGTATTTCTGCACAGCCTGCTTTTACCCCTGAATCTCGTATTAGGGATGTTATTTTTGCTCAGTACAAGAAGGGAGATTATGGTGATACTGTACGCAGGGAAGGGGAGATCAGCTGA